One window of Erinaceus europaeus chromosome 6, mEriEur2.1, whole genome shotgun sequence genomic DNA carries:
- the SELENOM gene encoding selenoprotein M, translated as MALLLLLAALAAATPFRPDWTRLQGLARARVETCGGUQLNRLKEVKAFVTEDLQLYHNLVMKHLPGADPELVLLGPHYEELERIPLSDMTREEINALVQELGFYRKAAPDAPVPPEHLRAPARAAPGAAERPDL; from the exons ATGGCGCTCCTGCTGCTGCTCGCCGCGCTGGCCGCCGCCACCCCTTTCCGACCCGACTGGACCCGCCTGCAGGGCCTGGCCCGAGCCCGGGTGGAG ACTTGTGGGGGCTGACAGCTGAATCGCCTGAAGGAG GTGAAGGCCTTTGTCACCGAGGACCTCCAGCTCTA CCACAACCTGGTGATGAAGCACCTCCCGGGCGCTGACCCAGAGCTAGTGCTGCTGGGACCCCACTATGAGGAGCTGGAG CGCATCCCGCTCAGCGACATGACCCGGGAGGAGATCAACGCGCTGGTGCAGGAGCTCGGCTTCTACCGCAAGGCGGCGCCCGACGCGCCCGTCCCCCCGGAGCACCTGCGCGCCCCCGCCCGGGCCGCCCCTGGCGCTGCGGAGCGGCCTGACCTGTAG